A stretch of DNA from Gasterosteus aculeatus chromosome 7, fGasAcu3.hap1.1, whole genome shotgun sequence:
tttttcttttcttttttccagtttTCCTTGGATTGCTATTCAGCTACGGTCAGTTTGCATGTTCCTTGTAAATTGAGGACCACGTCCATCGTGTCCATTGAGCAGGTGGATTGATACGGACATCATTGCCAGGgaaaggtaaaaaataaatgaaaggtaCAATCTTAGGAATAATAAAGGAAAAATACTTGAatctttaaaatgaataaatattacaaATTCTAAAGAATCAGATCTTCAGGTCTTGAGCTTTAATAGTTATGAGATAATATGTAAGAATTATAATTTATTATCTTATCTTGCTGGTCTAGACAGTCAAATGTTTGACTTATCGTATCTCACAATCTTGATTCACTAAATTCAACGAAGTCTGATTGATGGATGTTTTGATAATCTGTCATTCAtttcccattttctttttcatttctgcgTGATAATGGGATTGAGACACAAAGTGGTATTTGACGCATCTCTGGATTTGAACAGTGAGGTTTGCATTTATTCAAATGCTGCGGATcagcagaagggggggggggggtggggcagtCGTGCAAAGGTTTGCTTAATCCTTGTTAATGGATTACTGGGACGGTGTCTAATTGAGGAAACACAAACGAGGTCCTACGTAAAAGGGTGTGCTTTTATTGCACTTACCGACAGCTGCCACCCCCGCGATGGAGCCGACGGCGATACCGGCGATGGCTCCGGACGAGAGTccctctgctggaggaggattGGTCGATTCAGGGGCAACCGTTCCTTCAGTGGGGGCCGGACCGGATGAGGATGGACTTGGGGTGGTGGCAGAAGTGCCGGGTGGAGCTTGGGTGGTGGCAGAAGTGCCGGTTGGAGCTGGGGTGGTGGCAGAAGTGCCGGTTGGAGCTGGGGTGGTGGCAGAAGTGCCGGTTGGAGCTTGGGTGGTGGCAGAAGTGCCGGTTGGAGCTGGGGTGGTGGCAGAAGTGCCGGTTGGAGCTGGGGTGGTGGCAGAAGTGCCGGTTGGAGCTGGGGTGGTGGCAGAAGTGCCGGTTGGAGCTGGGGTGGTTGGGCCGGGTACAGGTGCTCCACACAGGGTGACTGTCGGTAAAAGCAAAAAGACAGAAGTGTTGAAGGAGAATGATGAAAACGCATGTTAACTTGGTCCTAGATTTCCACAAATGCAGGTAGAAACTGactcagcttttattttgtgaaatgtttCCCCCCCATTTCTCAAACTGCCTTAGGTCATTTTATTAAAAtccataaaatgtcaaattatttGCTGTGACTTCACATGTATTATAAAATAGTTTTTTCATGTAATGGTGATGAACAGTATTAATGGAGCAATTATGAAATAGTGTTTCCCAATAAATATGGTGGTTTCCATAATTATAGGGACAATGTCAAAGATAGTAAACCTAATCATTGACCAAATAACGTCAGAGCTTGACTAACCCTTTAAACAAACACTATAACCTTTATGACCTTGAAGCCATGCACTCATTCAACCTTATTAAAAAACTAATAAAAAGGATAGGGTTTCAACTTTTAATAAATTGCTAAAATGTGAGTCCAACATTTGCTCCTTTAAATTTCAAATTTTTAGTTGTCTGGAGCTAAATCGGTTTATATGATTAACGCTTTTTACACAATAACACTACATTTCTTACAATATTTAATGTTGCATCAACAGGAATTCCACGAGCGTGTATTAATGGAGATCCACAACACGTTTAGCTGTATAACAACCAGGTAACAAATCTCCTCTTGTTAATGAATAATGAACCAttgttaaattatttattaaccATCAGTTAAGCCGTTTCTTGCAACTTGTCACAACGTGAAGCTCATTAGATGGTGTTAGCAAgaagagttgtagagatttttTACCTGTGCCGAAAAGGCAAATAAACAGGAGAGGAAGGTTGAGGTGCATCGTGTCAGAGTGTCGGTGCCACAAAGCCAGCGAAtagatgtgtgtctgtggattATGAGCGTctggaaacacaaaaacatagATGCTGATCGTTTCCCTCAAACACGCGTAGAACATGTTATCGTTCCCGCCTGCGCGGGACACATTCTTAAAATAACAATTGTACCTGCTTCTGCGCTGCAAAAAGATAAACTTAACAGAATCGATGTAAACTAACTCGGTCCAGCTTTTTACTGATATTCTGAAAtaaaatcagaaaaatgaataaaacacacataactTAAGCCTAGGTTTTTTCGTAGTCATACCTGAGAACTTTTAATTACAAAACTAAATGCTTATTTCTGTGAATAACTCCAGGTTTCTGCGTAACACACGTCTCCTTTGAGGAAAGCTGCTACTCACCTGAGAGGCTGCCAGTGATGatttccttctttcctccgAAAGACCAGAGGACACGATGCTTTTATGACAACTTTATCGCCCCCCCCATCATCAGCCCTCCCATCCTTccgtgtgggtgtgggtgtgcttctgtgtgtgtgtgtgtgtgtgggtgtgggtgtgcttctgtgtgtgtgtgcgtgtgtgtgtgcgcttatgCTGTCATATACAACCCCAGCTCATCCATGGTGACCAGGCATGTATTGATTTATAAGGACTATTATTGCTTATCGCAGAGCtatatttggtttatttttagCCCACTCGCTGCTGCGCATTCTGGTGACATCCTCATGTGCCCATGATTCACAAAGGTAAAAGGTGGGTGTGGGTGGAGAAAAAACCTGAGAAGCCTCCACATATCAGGCTAACTGATAGTGAATTTGTGCCATGTGCAGGATTTGTCCGCTCCACgttttttcaatttgaatggCATGTCTTAAATAGGAACATAATTAATCAATATAACAAAAGGTCTGTGGAAGCCCTCTGCATCATGGTGGAAGAACGTGTCAGATCGTCCTCACGGGTAAAAATTACAACGTGGGTCAACTTGACCCCCAACGAGCTGCGGTTCCCTGACGGGCACCTCTGAGCTGATTTATGACTTTGATGTGTCAGATGCAAAAGCAGAAGTAGGATGTTGTTATAAATGAGGGCCCTGAGAATAGAGCTCACAGAGTGTGATTTTGACACAGTTTGCTTCCATCAGTAAAGATTGGTTTCATCTTAACGGAGGCCATCTTTGTCAAACCTTTAGGTCGTCGTTCTTCTGCCTAAGATCTTTACAGTCGGAGCAACAGATTCAGGAAACACACAATATCCCAGATAGAAGGCCATCGTTTTTAGAAAGACTTGCAGAGTGATCTGCCCTCCTTTTGCAGTTGCTGCCCTCGGTTTCCTTTGGCCTTTCCTTAAGTCAGCGGGACCGCCCCGACCAGTTTGCACCGCTGGCTGGAGCAATAAAGATGGACCCAAGAGGAGACAGAACCAGAAGGCCCTTCGGCTCGCTCTGCTTGACGGGCTGCTCAGCAGACTGTGGTTGAAACcacaccgtcacaccgtcacCGCAGCACCGCGGCACCGCAGCACCGCAGCCGGCCCTTTACACGGAAGAAGTTGGGAAGAGTCCAAGCTGccaaaattcaattcaatcaaaTTGTAACCAGAAAAACAATCCCCCGCAGCCCAGTAAGCGTTCAGCCCATTCAGAGGCCAGTGGGGACGACTCGGTTTGcagtaaattatttatttttgcatttcagtTATCTTGGGATACCAACACGTACTTGTACATGACTCACACACGTTGGCGTCATGCCGACTTTGTGGCGTTTCGCCTTATCGTGTGGAAGAGAATGAACTTTTTACCCATGAGCTCGTGGGCACGTTGTGTTCGAGCTGTCTGTTGTTGGGTGAGAGGACTGACATCTCCGTCTACAGAACCTGTAGCAGCTGGTTTGGGTCGCTGCATTAAAAGAATACAACGAGGTGAAAAGCTGCTTTTCCTCGCTCGTCCCAAACTGAAACAAGAATCAACTGACTAAAcccaaatgtgaaaaaagagaagagagactaAAGAGCTGTTGcttctttttaaaatcaaatacaaTACGACTAACAATTAGTTTGTTCCAGAGAATAAGACCAAAGTGCCAAAAcaggtcaacccccccccccccacgaggaTCCTTGGTGGTTGGATTGGCCGCTCATCAGTGAGAAGGTTGCAAATGCACTGGGAAGTCGAACCATTAAGTGCTTCATAGACTATTAGTAGAATCGAA
This window harbors:
- the LOC120822571 gene encoding uncharacterized protein LOC120822571; amino-acid sequence: MHLNLPLLFICLFGTVTLCGAPVPGPTTPAPTGTSATTPAPTGTSATTPAPTGTSATTPAPTGTSATTQAPTGTSATTPAPTGTSATTPAPTGTSATTQAPPGTSATTPSPSSSGPAPTEGTVAPESTNPPPAEGLSSGAIAGIAVGSIAGVAAVGGGIFGALKFTGRI